In the Deltaproteobacteria bacterium genome, one interval contains:
- the rlmN gene encoding 23S rRNA (adenine(2503)-C(2))-methyltransferase RlmN gives MLPLLDDAARPDLRSLGFSELSALVSRLGEQPYRARQLYSWLHRKGAASLDAMTDLPRAFRERLAAETRLTTLAVDAVQQSSDGTRKYRMRTWDGKFIESVYMPDESGPQSFDPEADEQEPDIRVRRTLCVSTQVGCAMGCGFCMTATMGLVRNLTAGEICDQVYRVNDDLRRLGVPGERPLTNLVYMGMGEPLHNYDNVMRSLELLLSEEGANFSHRHITVSTSGLVPNIVRFGEDTQVKLAVSLNATTDDQRARLMPVDKKWDIAALMDAVRKFPSRQGRRVTFEYVLLRDVNDSDEDAARLAALLRNLPVKVNLIPYNENPGLGFGDPGAERVVAFRKALDARGVTAMVRKNRGRDIAAACGQLAVQGQREARGGLA, from the coding sequence ATGCTTCCCCTGCTGGACGACGCAGCGCGGCCCGACCTGCGCTCGCTGGGCTTTTCCGAGCTTTCCGCGCTGGTCTCGCGCCTGGGGGAGCAGCCGTACCGGGCGCGCCAGCTCTACTCCTGGTTGCACCGCAAGGGCGCGGCGTCGCTGGACGCCATGACGGATCTGCCGCGCGCATTTCGTGAGCGGCTCGCCGCGGAAACGCGGCTGACGACGCTTGCCGTCGACGCCGTCCAGCAGTCGAGCGACGGAACGCGCAAGTACCGGATGCGCACCTGGGACGGCAAGTTCATCGAGAGCGTCTACATGCCGGACGAGTCGGGACCGCAGAGCTTCGATCCGGAGGCGGACGAGCAGGAGCCCGACATCCGCGTGCGGCGAACGCTCTGCGTCTCCACGCAGGTCGGATGCGCGATGGGCTGCGGCTTCTGCATGACCGCGACGATGGGACTCGTGCGCAACCTGACCGCTGGGGAAATCTGCGACCAGGTCTATCGCGTCAACGACGACCTGCGACGCCTCGGCGTACCGGGAGAGCGGCCGCTGACGAACCTCGTCTACATGGGAATGGGGGAGCCGCTGCACAACTACGACAACGTGATGCGGTCGCTCGAGCTGCTCCTCAGCGAAGAGGGGGCGAACTTCAGCCACCGCCACATCACGGTCTCGACCAGCGGCCTGGTGCCGAACATCGTGCGCTTCGGCGAGGACACGCAGGTCAAGCTCGCGGTCTCCCTCAACGCGACCACCGACGACCAGCGCGCCCGGCTGATGCCGGTCGACAAGAAGTGGGACATCGCCGCGCTGATGGACGCCGTCCGGAAGTTTCCCTCCCGCCAGGGTCGCCGGGTGACGTTCGAGTACGTGCTGCTGCGCGACGTGAACGACTCCGACGAGGATGCGGCCCGGTTGGCGGCGCTGCTCCGGAATCTGCCGGTGAAGGTGAACCTGATCCCGTACAACGAAAATCCGGGACTCGGTTTCGGCGATCCGGGCGCCGAGCGCGTCGTCGCCTTCCGCAAGGCGCTGGACGCGCGCGGGGTCACCGCCATGGTGCGCAAGAACCGCGGCCGCGACATCGCCGCCGCCTGCGGCCAGCTCGCGGTGCAGGGGCAGCGCGAGGCGCGAGGGGGCCTGGCATGA
- the mtnP gene encoding S-methyl-5'-thioadenosine phosphorylase, with the protein MRNPRAVLGIIGGSGLYDLPGLTGVRREKVRTPFGDASDEIVVGRLGEEEVAFVARHGAGHRLTPSEVPYRANLHALKQLGAMRVVSVSAVGSMKEAIAPGHLVLPKQYIDRTVGRPRTFFGDGIVAHVAFADPVCPQLHEHLNGACFAAGATAHPDGTYLCIEGPQFSTRAESQLYRSWGIDVIGMTAMPEARLAREAELCYATVALATDYDCWHPAHDAVTVTQVIETMHKNVATAREVIRNAVLGLGRIRERTCSCGHALDSAVLTAPARISSSARERLALLLGDRFKA; encoded by the coding sequence GTGCGAAACCCGCGCGCCGTGCTCGGGATCATCGGCGGTTCGGGCCTTTATGACCTTCCCGGCCTCACCGGCGTACGCCGCGAGAAGGTGCGGACTCCGTTCGGCGACGCGAGCGACGAGATCGTCGTCGGCCGGCTCGGCGAAGAGGAGGTGGCGTTCGTCGCGCGCCACGGCGCCGGGCACCGCCTGACGCCCAGCGAGGTGCCGTATCGGGCGAACCTGCACGCCCTGAAACAGCTCGGCGCCATGCGCGTGGTCAGCGTCTCGGCAGTGGGATCGATGAAGGAGGCCATCGCGCCCGGGCATCTGGTGCTGCCGAAGCAATACATCGACCGGACCGTGGGGCGGCCGAGGACGTTCTTCGGCGACGGGATCGTCGCGCACGTCGCGTTCGCCGATCCGGTGTGCCCGCAGCTCCACGAGCACCTGAACGGCGCCTGCTTCGCGGCCGGCGCGACGGCCCATCCGGACGGAACCTATCTGTGCATCGAGGGGCCGCAGTTCTCCACCCGTGCGGAGAGCCAGCTCTACCGGAGCTGGGGCATCGACGTGATCGGAATGACCGCGATGCCCGAGGCCAGGCTCGCCCGCGAGGCGGAGCTCTGCTACGCCACCGTCGCGCTCGCCACCGACTATGATTGCTGGCATCCCGCGCACGACGCCGTCACCGTCACGCAGGTGATCGAGACCATGCACAAGAACGTCGCCACGGCGCGCGAAGTGATCCGCAACGCCGTCCTGGGCCTCGGCCGCATCCGCGAGCGCACCTGCTCCTGCGGGCACGCGCTGGACAGCGCAGTGCTCACGGCGCCCGCCCGCATTTCCTCTTCGGCGCGGGAACGGCTGGCGCTGCTCCTCGGAGACAGGTTCAAGGCATGA